The proteins below are encoded in one region of Rhododendron vialii isolate Sample 1 chromosome 7a, ASM3025357v1:
- the LOC131334153 gene encoding gibberellin 20 oxidase 1-D-like, giving the protein MPNETQVDQPNPIISFDSSILRHEHNIPAQHIWPDHEKPSPDPPPELHIPPIDMGAFLSGDPVAVSNATRLVNEACKKHGFFQVINHGVSLELVSEAHKNIDLFFGISLPEKMRAERKNGDHCGYASSFTGRFSSKLSWKETLSFGYCDDRDRSLSMVEDYFVSKLGEDFIKFGRVFQDYCEAMSSLSLGIMELLGVSLGVGPSHFRDFFKGNDSIMRLNYYPPCQKPDLILGTGPHCDPTSLTILHQDDVGGLQVFVDEKWHSIPPCSEAFAVNIGDTFMALSNGMYKSCLHRAVVNNETARKSLVFFLCPKLDKVVTPPNGLLVNNTTTPRLYPDFTWRSLLEFTQKHYRADMKTLDAFFNWLQYQCNNNNNY; this is encoded by the exons ATGCCTAATGAAACCCAAGTTGATCAACCAAACCCTATAATCTCTTTCGACTCCTCTATTCTTCGACATGAACATAACATCCCGGCTCAACACATATGGCCAGACCACGAAAAGCCCAGCCCGGATCCCCCACCAGAACTCCACATCCCGCCCATCGACATGGGCGCCTTCCTCTCAGGCGACCCCGTTGCCGTTTCAAACGCCACTCGGCTTGTCAATGAGGCGTGCAAAAAGCATGGGTTTTTTCAAGTAATAAATCATGGAGTTAGTTTGGAGCTCGTAAGTGAAGCTCACAAGAACATAGATTTGTTTTTCGGGATTTCGTTACCGGAGAAGATGAGAGCTGAGAGAAAGAATGGGGATCACTGTGGATACGCTAGTAGTTTTACTGGCAGGTTTTCTTCTAAGCTTTCGTGGAAGGAAACGCTGTCCTTCGGCTATTGTGATGATCGTGATCGGAGTTTGAGTATGGTTGAGGACTACTTCGTAAGCAAGCTGGGAGAAGATTTCATAAAATTTGG AAGGGTTTTCCAAGATTACTGCGAAGCCATGAGCTCTCTGTCACTTGGGATAATGGAGCTTTTGGGAGTGAGCCTAGGGGTGGGCCCATCCCATTTCAGAGATTTCTTCAAAGGAAATGACTCAATAATGAGATTAAACTATTACCCTCCTTGCCAGAAACCTGATCTCATACTTGGAACGGGGCCCCATTGTGATCCGACGTCCCTCACCATCCTTCATCAAGACGACGTCGGAGGCCTTCAAGTTTTTGTCGATGAAAAATGGCACTCAATTCCTCCCTGTTCTGAAGCCTTCGCGGTCAACATTGGGGACACTTTCATG GCTCTATCAAATGGTATGTACAAGAGTTGCCTGCACAGAGCTGTGGTGAACAATGAAACAGCAAGGAAGTCACTTGTCTTCTTTCTGTGTCCAAAGCTAGACAAGGTGGTAACTCCACCAAATGGATTATTGGTTAACAATACTACTACTCCAAGGTTATATCCAGACTTCACGTGGCGTTCTCTTCTTGAATTCACTCAGAAGCATTATAGAGCAGACATGAAAACCCTGGATGCCTTTTTCAACTGGCTTCAATATCAgtgcaacaacaacaacaactactga